One Chryseobacterium indoltheticum DNA segment encodes these proteins:
- a CDS encoding tetratricopeptide repeat protein: MKSKKILLAAAVFYFGVSEAQQSQYFTQKENYRFNLAQNLYQTKIYNASQYEYARQYFYNQNLEQSKKEAAQFFDNVIGVILQKNHAEDGLTAFMKEYPNSAYFAQANLPLADYYLAKKDFEEALKTLKKVNQYQLTKEENTQYILKLGYAKFMMGDSKGAIDALEEAHKTADESQKGDIAYMLGHLYYSKRQNDQAFQYFDSVKDQPKYSKLVRPYYVQMYYNDKDYDKAISEGNALLNEDISDSYKAEVHKIIGESYFMKNDYNSAYPHLKDYLSVQQNPSENDLYEMGFVAAQLKKYDEAVSYYNQLLNSNSALAQNAYYQLGNAYLAVEKKQEALSAFRSSYQMDYDKSVKKLAHEQYAKLSYDIGNPFESPTTVIQDYITINNNDAKTAEMRSLLVKSYLYSGNFKETLNAIDKLPNSTPETDKVDQEVSYLLGTEEFNKGNFDEAEKYFLRSLEFDLNKEFHSRALYWLGQVYYQKGNYPSAIVRYEKLANETFPEKQQLSYDLGYAYFKSKKFDQAEQYFTQYLKNPKPEFKNDAELRLADINYANNDLDQAIAIYDKNEDATDYTLYQKALALGFKEDQAAKITNLKSLISKYPASEYIDDAQYEIGVAYAAQNDFANSNDFFGKVIKSSSDKDLVANASIYRAQNYIDQNQSDKALSELKSLGEQYKNTAYAQKIVQAAKPVFTKNGDVSGYADFARNIGVNIDASEFDEINLSTGKQYFTKKDYKNAISYYEKYLTQNPTGEGLYQAKYELGESYYQTNNPTKALLVLQEIANVQNDYQDDAATRVSQIYIAQGNSAEAKKYLENIRNSSNINVKNYANVELMKMYAEEKDFSQAEKLADAVIANNKNSAAVIETAKVIKARSLMNSGKDKDAQAAYTALEKSSNTEVAAEAFYAKAFYQNKAKAYKSSNETIFKIANNYASEDYWGAKALVLMAKNYIGLKDNYQASYTCDQIISNYADFPEIVAEAKEVKKQIKK; the protein is encoded by the coding sequence ATGAAATCAAAAAAAATACTTTTAGCGGCTGCTGTTTTCTATTTCGGAGTTTCGGAAGCGCAACAGTCTCAATACTTTACCCAGAAGGAAAACTATAGGTTTAATCTGGCTCAGAATCTTTATCAGACCAAAATATACAATGCTTCTCAATACGAATATGCAAGACAGTATTTCTACAATCAGAATCTTGAACAGTCTAAAAAAGAAGCTGCCCAATTTTTTGATAATGTAATTGGAGTTATTCTTCAGAAAAATCATGCAGAAGACGGATTGACAGCTTTCATGAAAGAATATCCTAATTCAGCCTATTTTGCACAGGCTAATTTACCTTTGGCAGATTATTATTTAGCTAAAAAAGATTTTGAGGAAGCTTTAAAAACTTTAAAGAAAGTCAATCAATATCAATTGACCAAGGAAGAAAATACACAGTATATTCTGAAGCTTGGCTATGCTAAATTTATGATGGGCGATTCTAAAGGTGCAATTGATGCACTGGAAGAAGCTCACAAAACTGCTGATGAATCTCAGAAAGGCGATATCGCTTATATGTTGGGACATTTGTATTATTCAAAGAGACAGAATGATCAGGCGTTTCAGTATTTTGATTCTGTAAAAGATCAGCCTAAATATTCAAAATTAGTGCGTCCGTATTACGTGCAGATGTATTACAACGATAAAGATTATGATAAAGCAATTTCGGAAGGAAATGCTTTGTTGAATGAAGATATTTCAGATTCTTATAAAGCAGAAGTACATAAAATCATTGGTGAGTCTTATTTCATGAAAAATGATTACAACTCTGCTTATCCACATTTGAAAGATTATTTAAGTGTTCAGCAAAACCCGTCTGAAAACGATTTGTACGAAATGGGATTTGTAGCGGCTCAGCTTAAAAAATATGATGAAGCAGTTTCTTATTACAACCAACTGTTAAACAGTAATTCGGCTTTGGCTCAGAATGCTTATTATCAATTGGGGAACGCTTATTTGGCTGTTGAGAAAAAGCAGGAAGCACTTTCGGCATTCCGTTCGTCTTATCAGATGGATTATGATAAAAGTGTTAAAAAACTGGCACATGAACAGTACGCAAAATTAAGTTACGATATTGGTAACCCTTTTGAAAGTCCGACAACAGTTATTCAAGATTATATCACCATTAATAATAATGATGCAAAAACGGCAGAAATGAGATCCCTTTTGGTGAAATCTTATCTGTATTCCGGGAACTTTAAAGAAACGTTGAATGCGATTGATAAATTGCCAAATTCAACTCCTGAAACCGATAAAGTAGATCAGGAAGTCTCTTACCTTTTGGGAACGGAAGAATTCAATAAAGGTAATTTTGACGAAGCTGAAAAATATTTCCTAAGAAGCTTAGAATTCGATTTAAATAAAGAATTCCACAGCAGAGCTTTGTATTGGCTCGGTCAGGTATATTATCAGAAAGGGAATTATCCTTCAGCAATTGTGCGTTACGAAAAATTGGCCAACGAAACTTTCCCTGAAAAGCAACAGCTTTCTTATGATTTGGGATATGCTTATTTTAAATCTAAAAAATTCGATCAGGCAGAACAATATTTTACGCAATATTTAAAAAATCCGAAACCTGAGTTTAAGAATGATGCAGAACTTCGTTTAGCAGATATTAATTATGCTAACAATGATTTGGATCAGGCGATCGCGATTTACGATAAAAATGAAGACGCAACAGACTATACTTTATACCAAAAAGCTTTGGCTTTAGGGTTTAAAGAGGATCAGGCTGCAAAAATCACCAACCTAAAATCATTGATTTCAAAATATCCTGCTTCCGAATATATTGATGATGCACAATACGAAATCGGAGTTGCTTATGCCGCTCAAAATGATTTTGCCAATTCTAATGATTTCTTCGGAAAAGTAATTAAATCTTCTTCCGATAAAGATCTTGTGGCAAATGCATCAATTTACAGAGCGCAGAATTATATTGATCAAAATCAAAGTGATAAAGCATTATCTGAATTAAAATCTTTAGGTGAACAATACAAAAATACAGCTTACGCACAGAAAATTGTTCAGGCTGCAAAACCTGTTTTCACTAAAAATGGTGATGTTAGTGGTTACGCTGATTTCGCAAGAAATATAGGTGTAAATATCGACGCTTCTGAATTTGACGAAATCAACTTATCAACAGGTAAACAGTATTTCACCAAGAAAGACTACAAAAATGCAATCTCTTATTACGAAAAATATTTAACTCAAAATCCAACAGGAGAAGGCCTTTATCAGGCTAAATATGAGTTGGGAGAAAGTTATTACCAGACCAATAATCCTACAAAAGCATTATTGGTTTTACAGGAAATTGCAAATGTTCAGAATGATTATCAGGACGATGCAGCAACAAGAGTTTCTCAAATTTACATTGCACAAGGAAATTCTGCTGAGGCTAAAAAATACTTAGAAAACATCAGAAACTCTTCGAATATTAACGTTAAAAATTACGCAAATGTTGAGTTGATGAAAATGTATGCGGAAGAAAAAGATTTCTCACAAGCTGAAAAATTAGCCGATGCAGTAATCGCCAATAATAAAAACTCTGCAGCAGTTATCGAAACTGCAAAAGTGATCAAGGCAAGAAGTTTGATGAATTCAGGAAAAGATAAAGATGCACAAGCGGCCTATACAGCTCTTGAAAAATCTTCAAACACTGAAGTTGCGGCTGAAGCTTTCTATGCAAAAGCATTTTAT